The Desulfovibrio sp. genomic sequence GCCTTTTCGTGCTGGGCGCAGCGGCATTGATGGTGGCCGCGTTGGCCGCTTTCGGCTCCGGCATGTTTTTCACGAAACAATACCAGTGCATCATGTTCTTCGACGGGGCGGTCACGGGCCTGGACCTGGGCTCGCCGGTGCTCTTTAGGGGAGTTCCCATAGGCGCGGTCAAGGACATACGCATCGAAGCCAACCCGGAGAAATTGAAGTTCTCCATCCCGGTGGTGGTTGAGATAACCGGCGGCAAGCTGAAACTTGGCGGCATCGCAAAAAACAACAAAGAGCAAACGCTCCTGAGCGCAACCAATAAAAGCCCGGAAGAACTCATAAAAACCCTGTCCGATCATGGGCTTCGCGCGCAACTCGTGACCCAGAGCTTCGTCACCGGACAGTTGGCCATCGCCCTTGATCTGCGGCCTGACACGCCCGTAAAGCTCCATGGGGGCGAAAATCTACCTGAAATACCCACGATTCCTTCGGAATTCGAGGAGTTCACCCAGACGTTGAAGACCCTGCCCTTAAAGGAGCTGGTCTCTCGCCTTATCGGGGCGGTGGGCGGCATCGAGAACCTGGTGAACTCGCCGCAATCCGCCCAGATTCCGGGTAAGATCGACTCGGCCCTGACCAACGCCAACCAGCTCATGGCCGACATGAGAACCAGGATGGACACCCTGGCGAAGAGTCTCGACCAGGCTGTGCAGAACTATAGTGATCTGGCCGGGAACCTCGACCAGCGCACCGAGAAGCTCTCGGGGAATGCCCGCAAATCCTTGGAAATGCTTGATGCCACTTTGGCGGAAGGCAGGTCTGCCCTGGCCAAGTTCCAGAAGGTCGTCAATCCGGAGTCGGCTTCGGTCACGGAGTTGAACAGGGCCATGGCGGAGATCGCCCAGGCGGCCAAGTCGATCAGGGCCCTGGCAGACTATCTTGAACGCCACCCCGAAGCGCTTATTCAGGGCAAGGGAAGCAACAGGAGATAACCAATGTTCCAGACAAAACCGTTCGCTAAGCTTTTGACCGTGTGCATGGCGTTGGCGCTGCCCATGCTGTCCGCTTGCGGCAAGAGCGCCCCGGTTCGCTTCTATTCCCTGGCCTCGGATTCCCTGGCCGAGCAGGCAACCAAGGACCCGAAAACCCCATGCATCGCCCTTGGCGTTGGGCCTGTTGATTTCCCGGCCTATCTGGACCGTACGCAGATAGTGACCCGCGGAGATGCGAACAGAATGAATCTGTCGGAGTTCGACCAATGGATCGAACCCGTTCAGGCAAACTTCACCTCCGCGCTCATGGACGCCCTTGTAAGCCATGTGTGCGCCAAACCCCTGGTGGGCTTCCCCTGGCCAGGCGGTGTTCGCCCCGACCGCCAGATAGCCGTCCAGGTCCGGGAATTCGACGGCAAGCTCGGGCGCGAGGCGGTTCTGCGCGCCGACTGGTCCGTGATCGACAAGGATGGGAAGGTGCTTGTCTGGAAGAGCACAATGCTTCGGGAAGCATGCTCCGGGATGGATTACGGCCCGCTGGTGGCGGCCCAAAGCCGCCTTGTGG encodes the following:
- a CDS encoding MCE family protein, with translation MSTASNKTMIGLFVLGAAALMVAALAAFGSGMFFTKQYQCIMFFDGAVTGLDLGSPVLFRGVPIGAVKDIRIEANPEKLKFSIPVVVEITGGKLKLGGIAKNNKEQTLLSATNKSPEELIKTLSDHGLRAQLVTQSFVTGQLAIALDLRPDTPVKLHGGENLPEIPTIPSEFEEFTQTLKTLPLKELVSRLIGAVGGIENLVNSPQSAQIPGKIDSALTNANQLMADMRTRMDTLAKSLDQAVQNYSDLAGNLDQRTEKLSGNARKSLEMLDATLAEGRSALAKFQKVVNPESASVTELNRAMAEIAQAAKSIRALADYLERHPEALIQGKGSNRR
- a CDS encoding membrane integrity-associated transporter subunit PqiC, giving the protein MFQTKPFAKLLTVCMALALPMLSACGKSAPVRFYSLASDSLAEQATKDPKTPCIALGVGPVDFPAYLDRTQIVTRGDANRMNLSEFDQWIEPVQANFTSALMDALVSHVCAKPLVGFPWPGGVRPDRQIAVQVREFDGKLGREAVLRADWSVIDKDGKVLVWKSTMLREACSGMDYGPLVAAQSRLVGRLAQEIAQAISGLPQ